Proteins co-encoded in one Meiothermus sp. genomic window:
- a CDS encoding lipopolysaccharide biosynthesis protein, with product MTRIKGFLTQTSFMGNAALLASSTVLGQGLVVLIQPLLTRIYKPEDFGWWALYGSILSLAAVVINLRYEQAIQLPKEEPEARGLLLIAVGAGLGLSLLISGFFWFFRDVFSTWLGAQIPGWFAALVGVGLACIALMQSGSMWALRLQRFGALAQTKFQQGLWQALAQVGLGLLVKGPAGLLLGDVLGRLGGVQALWRLLPRSLEGITWRTLQQTARRYRSFLVFGTSAALLTAASFHLPFILLTAFFGAAAMGQFSLSYRITTIPVTLVAQSIGQVFFARAAAARETPELAQLTIRTATMLIAVGLPVFGALFVVSPQAFPLIFGPNWYEAGVYARLLAPYLLLSIVAQPLSTLLTVREWQQALLVFTVFELALRMGAIYWGIATQQMYWAVFLFASSSALVAGISLGLFFRAAGARWADFWRSLRRYIWLNLPALLLLWGLTHWVAGWSLLGLTVLVSATVLLFTARELRKEGLV from the coding sequence ATGACCCGAATCAAAGGTTTTTTGACACAAACGTCCTTTATGGGGAACGCGGCCCTACTGGCCAGCAGTACGGTGCTGGGTCAGGGCCTGGTCGTCCTGATACAGCCCCTTCTGACCCGTATATATAAGCCGGAGGATTTTGGCTGGTGGGCTTTGTATGGCTCCATCCTTTCTTTGGCGGCAGTGGTGATTAACCTTCGCTACGAGCAGGCCATCCAGCTACCCAAAGAAGAGCCAGAAGCCCGTGGGCTTTTGCTAATTGCAGTGGGAGCTGGCCTGGGCCTGAGCCTGCTGATAAGTGGTTTTTTTTGGTTTTTTCGGGATGTCTTCTCGACCTGGTTGGGCGCCCAAATCCCAGGCTGGTTCGCGGCTCTGGTGGGGGTGGGGCTGGCTTGCATAGCCCTCATGCAATCGGGCAGTATGTGGGCCTTGCGGCTGCAGCGCTTTGGTGCACTGGCCCAGACCAAGTTTCAGCAAGGCTTATGGCAGGCTTTGGCCCAGGTGGGTCTGGGGCTGCTTGTTAAGGGGCCAGCGGGGCTTTTACTGGGCGACGTCTTGGGGCGCTTGGGGGGAGTTCAGGCTTTGTGGCGTTTGTTGCCCCGGAGCCTCGAGGGCATCACCTGGCGCACCTTGCAACAGACGGCCCGCCGCTACCGGAGTTTCCTGGTTTTTGGCACCAGCGCTGCTTTACTAACCGCGGCCAGCTTTCACCTACCGTTTATTTTGTTGACCGCTTTTTTTGGTGCTGCTGCGATGGGTCAGTTTAGCCTGAGTTACCGCATTACCACCATCCCCGTAACCCTGGTGGCCCAGTCCATTGGGCAGGTCTTTTTTGCGCGCGCTGCCGCAGCCCGTGAGACCCCCGAGCTGGCCCAGCTCACCATCCGAACTGCCACCATGCTGATAGCGGTGGGTTTGCCGGTATTTGGTGCATTGTTTGTGGTCTCGCCCCAGGCCTTCCCTCTGATTTTTGGGCCCAACTGGTACGAAGCCGGGGTGTATGCCCGCTTACTTGCACCATACTTACTCCTCTCTATTGTGGCCCAACCCCTTTCTACCTTGCTCACTGTTAGGGAATGGCAGCAAGCCTTGTTGGTTTTTACTGTCTTTGAGCTGGCCTTACGCATGGGGGCCATCTACTGGGGTATTGCCACCCAGCAGATGTACTGGGCAGTTTTTTTGTTCGCCTCGAGCAGTGCGCTGGTGGCCGGAATATCGCTGGGCCTATTTTTCCGCGCAGCCGGGGCGCGCTGGGCCGATTTTTGGCGAAGTTTACGCAGGTACATCTGGCTCAACCTGCCTGCTTTGTTGCTGCTGTGGGGGCTCACCCACTGGGTTGCGGGCTGGAGCCTGTTGGGGCTAACGGTATTAGTTAGTGCTACCGTTTTATTGTTCACTGCCAGGGAACTTAGGAAGGAAGGTTTGGTATGA
- a CDS encoding O-antigen ligase, which produces MRSVAPVTAALLFPLWSWLAFPQILLYLYTFSLPLEGVFAIEGVFTLSKALLGLFLLSLVFQIRRPKIAWFPALVLTWRLIPRLRISILAAALMLWLFLSYFWSAEPSATWDKLQAWAQQLIGAMAIAFFIMARPQTLQPVLFSYSLGAGIAAVQGVSNYLRNPLSRTTFTGAADAADFAAVVLLGSLVAVGLWLTTKSPWMRWYSILCFALCTLAVVLSGTRSAWVAIVITLALVVLPRLGWRQFLSLGVAFGLVGLALFQLPAVNQFLTYRITSAAEDGGAGRTAIWAVGWQIAQQNLIFGHGLGTFTALFGQGVAAESDLESIDTYYITDGRGAHNIYLELVSEVGLIGLGIFLSWMWVLLQVSLRQSVHPDLILILKACLLAYLIQGAFLGILERKYLWLTIALLHGLAMMVRGNSYARIVSKP; this is translated from the coding sequence ATGAGATCGGTTGCGCCAGTAACGGCGGCCTTGTTGTTCCCTTTATGGTCTTGGCTGGCCTTCCCACAAATTTTGCTCTACCTATACACTTTTAGCCTGCCGCTCGAGGGGGTTTTTGCTATCGAAGGGGTGTTTACCCTATCCAAGGCACTCCTGGGCCTATTTTTGCTTTCTTTAGTTTTTCAAATCAGGCGCCCCAAAATCGCCTGGTTTCCGGCCCTAGTTTTAACCTGGCGACTCATTCCAAGGTTACGTATTTCCATACTGGCTGCAGCCCTGATGCTGTGGCTTTTTCTAAGCTATTTTTGGTCGGCCGAACCATCGGCTACCTGGGATAAGCTTCAGGCCTGGGCGCAGCAACTGATAGGTGCTATGGCTATCGCTTTTTTTATCATGGCCAGGCCCCAAACCCTCCAGCCCGTTCTGTTTTCCTACTCGCTGGGGGCTGGTATTGCGGCGGTTCAGGGTGTCTCCAACTACCTGCGCAACCCGTTGAGCCGCACTACCTTTACGGGGGCAGCCGATGCCGCCGATTTCGCAGCGGTGGTGTTGCTTGGTTCCTTGGTGGCGGTAGGGCTGTGGCTGACTACAAAAAGTCCCTGGATGCGCTGGTACAGCATTCTTTGCTTTGCGCTTTGCACCCTGGCAGTGGTGCTTTCCGGCACCCGCAGCGCCTGGGTAGCCATCGTTATTACCTTAGCGCTGGTGGTACTGCCCCGCCTGGGTTGGCGGCAGTTTCTTTCGCTGGGTGTGGCCTTTGGCCTGGTGGGCCTGGCGCTGTTTCAGTTGCCTGCGGTCAACCAGTTCCTGACCTACCGCATTACCTCGGCGGCCGAGGATGGGGGGGCCGGTCGCACGGCCATCTGGGCGGTCGGATGGCAGATCGCGCAACAAAATCTCATCTTTGGGCATGGCCTGGGCACCTTTACCGCTTTGTTCGGGCAGGGGGTTGCTGCCGAGTCTGACCTCGAGTCCATTGATACCTACTACATCACCGATGGCCGGGGGGCCCATAACATCTACTTGGAGCTTGTTAGCGAAGTGGGTCTTATAGGACTGGGCATTTTCTTGAGCTGGATGTGGGTGCTGTTGCAAGTCAGCCTGCGGCAATCGGTACACCCGGATCTGATTCTGATTCTCAAGGCCTGTCTACTGGCCTACCTGATCCAGGGGGCGTTTTTGGGGATTTTGGAGCGCAAATACCTGTGGCTTACCATAGCGCTTCTACACGGTCTGGCCATGATGGTTCGAGGTAACAGCTATGCGCGTATTGTTTCTAAGCCCTGA